A genomic stretch from Elusimicrobiota bacterium includes:
- a CDS encoding patatin-like phospholipase family protein, translating into MSFVQSLNLDPSNPNPSAQTTKPRPGKLGLALSGGGFRASLFHLGVLRRLAELDLLRHVSVLSTVSGGSIVGALYLLHLKKRLEESSKPLAGADYVQIIIEVERDFYSGVNKSLRNRLLFDLWDNIRLFCTNLGLGKLMSLIYARHLYGKVTRSLRIPDGAPLKDVMFFRDRNQPKQIGLAAGLEGFNAVNPDCIPKFIINATCLNTGKPFRFTLVEVGDPELGFIRRDEAHLIRHYKWLLSLAHRDGESLERSVGRWQEEVKIDRPVFSHLYWWVSVQEVLAQEKEFPTETVSSLFREKMSKIQVKMEDNPTLHLLMSDWDASRHLALSKFSHLRRAKLAAWYLQDEGGWDEVDRRDGFTHHEHRDRLWNALKDIDASMAEKLEGQMAEISNFLHSLYRFLLDLYYFRSAEAFAWTAPESLEKLTLADAVAASANFPPVFPPYKILGLYDPGKVSVLSLTDGGVFDNQGIEALLEEDCTHIIASDAGGLLGREERSHDSRLPMMTRIAGVLMSNVRDLQLRSLREKRRVSAGKDQAVARRSSAPDWEDLASRYNLEAVVFFHMNSNPNDGKPDPNQPRPLPAHPDQEEIAHLRTDLDLFNQIEQESLIYHGYQLADRFVRRFIPGSFIQGTLIPQAPFPLAGSQAERKRMTEILKAGGASLFRLGKVFPMVRCSMLGALLVSLALSLSQISLAEAGHWLMKALTWAIRHPFFVPAIKIPLERWWSSLVVFGFFSLLGFFWIRWPAIELGLIKFFLLIMRDMGWRRYLYATRIASIIGLLRYNILWVFWLMPLLLSLVVWLIAALLWIIDGFLWAKIGRR; encoded by the coding sequence ATATCGTTTGTTCAATCACTCAATCTCGATCCATCAAATCCTAATCCTAGCGCTCAGACAACCAAACCACGCCCCGGAAAGCTGGGTCTCGCTCTCTCGGGGGGCGGATTCCGGGCCTCCCTTTTTCACCTGGGGGTACTTAGGCGTTTGGCTGAACTTGATCTCTTGAGGCACGTAAGCGTTTTATCCACCGTGTCCGGCGGATCAATTGTCGGCGCTTTATATCTTCTCCATTTAAAAAAGCGTCTTGAGGAATCGTCTAAACCGCTGGCAGGAGCGGATTATGTCCAGATAATCATCGAGGTCGAGCGGGACTTTTATTCAGGCGTCAATAAAAGCCTTCGAAACCGGCTTTTGTTTGATCTTTGGGATAACATCAGACTGTTTTGTACCAATCTGGGCTTGGGAAAGCTGATGTCGTTGATTTATGCCAGGCATCTATACGGCAAGGTGACACGATCGCTTAGGATACCGGACGGGGCCCCCTTAAAAGACGTCATGTTTTTCCGTGATAGAAATCAGCCAAAACAAATCGGTCTGGCCGCTGGCTTGGAGGGTTTCAACGCAGTTAATCCCGATTGCATTCCCAAATTTATCATCAATGCCACGTGTCTTAACACGGGCAAGCCGTTCCGATTTACTTTGGTTGAAGTCGGTGATCCAGAATTGGGTTTTATCCGTCGGGATGAAGCTCATTTGATCAGACACTATAAATGGCTTCTGAGTCTGGCTCATCGCGATGGCGAGTCTTTGGAGCGGAGCGTAGGTCGCTGGCAAGAAGAGGTAAAAATAGATCGCCCGGTTTTTAGCCACCTTTACTGGTGGGTGAGTGTTCAAGAGGTGTTAGCCCAGGAGAAGGAATTTCCGACAGAGACTGTTTCATCCTTGTTTAGAGAGAAAATGAGCAAAATTCAAGTGAAAATGGAGGATAATCCGACCCTGCATCTGTTAATGTCCGATTGGGACGCCTCGCGTCATCTTGCCCTTTCAAAATTCAGTCATCTTCGACGGGCCAAGCTTGCTGCTTGGTACCTTCAAGACGAAGGAGGATGGGATGAAGTCGACAGGCGCGACGGTTTCACGCATCACGAGCACCGTGATCGGCTTTGGAATGCGTTGAAGGACATCGACGCTTCAATGGCCGAAAAATTGGAAGGCCAAATGGCAGAAATTTCTAACTTTCTGCACTCGCTTTATCGTTTTCTTCTCGATCTTTACTATTTCAGAAGCGCAGAGGCTTTTGCTTGGACAGCGCCGGAGAGCTTGGAAAAACTGACGTTAGCTGATGCTGTGGCTGCTTCGGCCAATTTTCCTCCCGTATTCCCACCCTATAAGATTTTGGGGCTTTATGATCCTGGCAAGGTCAGCGTTCTTTCTTTGACGGATGGCGGTGTCTTTGACAATCAGGGAATTGAGGCACTGTTGGAGGAAGACTGTACGCATATTATCGCAAGCGACGCGGGGGGCTTGCTCGGCCGTGAGGAGCGGTCTCACGACAGCCGGTTGCCCATGATGACCCGTATAGCCGGAGTCCTGATGAGCAATGTGCGCGATCTTCAATTGCGGTCGCTCCGGGAGAAACGCCGCGTCAGCGCGGGCAAAGACCAGGCGGTGGCCCGACGATCGTCGGCGCCTGACTGGGAAGATTTGGCTTCGCGCTATAACCTTGAAGCCGTCGTTTTTTTCCATATGAATTCAAATCCCAATGACGGTAAACCGGACCCCAATCAGCCCAGGCCGCTTCCGGCTCACCCGGATCAAGAGGAGATCGCGCATTTAAGAACGGATTTAGACCTTTTCAATCAGATCGAACAGGAGTCCCTAATCTATCATGGCTATCAATTGGCTGACAGATTCGTCAGGCGATTTATTCCTGGTTCATTTATCCAGGGGACGCTTATACCACAAGCGCCATTTCCCTTGGCCGGGTCCCAAGCCGAGCGAAAGAGGATGACGGAGATTTTGAAGGCTGGAGGAGCGAGTCTCTTTCGCCTGGGTAAGGTTTTTCCAATGGTGCGCTGCAGCATGCTGGGAGCGCTTCTGGTCTCCCTGGCGCTGTCGCTTTCCCAGATTTCCCTCGCTGAGGCGGGCCATTGGCTAATGAAAGCTTTGACTTGGGCGATCCGTCACCCATTCTTCGTTCCGGCAATTAAAATTCCCCTTGAGAGATGGTGGTCGAGCCTTGTCGTTTTTGGGTTCTTTTCCTTGTTGGGCTTTTTCTGGATTAGATGGCCGGCTATCGAGCTTGGGTTGATTAAGTTTTTTTTGTTGATTATGCGAGACATGGGTTGGCGAAGATACCTATACGCGACGCGCATAGCCTCAATCATAGGGTTGTTGCGATACAACATTTTATGGGTTTTTTGGTTGATGCCCCTTTTATTATCCTTGGTCGTGTGGTTAATCGCCGCGCTGCTTTGGATTATCGATGGATTTTTGTGGGCAAAGATTGGAAGAAGATAA
- a CDS encoding SagB/ThcOx family dehydrogenase: protein MKNGLKRSPSLVLYWENDSLICEDYLSKKRAVVAPKTIELLQSTGSGNPSPSARRALRSLAGLGFLRRKLNKTQVEFGRWKWGAAARHFFFSTQNAHLNPVSKSERMRYARRIIAPDPMPPVLKSYPQAAQIVLPKLAKLAPDSRVAMKIINTRHFAKKPLALEQLNELLYVACGKRSIIDGGIFGKLLVKGYYSAGYRHPLEVYPVVFNVRGLKPGVYHYNVDKHALEFLRPGRFYNQVWESACRQNWMKNCAAVLMVTSVFERTSWKYRHDFGLRAIFGEFGHLSQAFYQAAAGLGLGACTTYSVRHALAERLLDVDGVNEAFISLVVIGRKSQGLRQTDR from the coding sequence ATGAAAAACGGTTTGAAGCGTTCGCCGTCTTTGGTTCTTTATTGGGAAAACGATTCGCTCATTTGCGAAGATTATCTTTCTAAAAAACGGGCTGTTGTCGCTCCTAAGACTATCGAATTGCTTCAAAGTACCGGAAGCGGGAACCCCAGCCCTAGCGCTCGACGCGCTTTGCGTTCTTTAGCCGGCCTAGGGTTCCTTCGCCGCAAGTTAAACAAAACTCAAGTGGAGTTCGGCCGCTGGAAATGGGGTGCGGCCGCCAGGCATTTTTTCTTTAGCACCCAAAACGCCCACCTTAATCCTGTGTCCAAGTCCGAGCGGATGCGCTATGCGCGCCGGATTATTGCTCCTGATCCGATGCCACCAGTTTTGAAATCCTACCCCCAGGCGGCTCAAATCGTCCTTCCCAAACTGGCAAAGCTCGCTCCGGACAGTCGGGTTGCCATGAAAATTATCAATACCAGGCATTTTGCGAAAAAGCCTCTGGCTCTTGAGCAATTAAACGAGCTTTTGTATGTAGCTTGCGGCAAACGCTCGATAATTGATGGGGGGATTTTTGGGAAGCTTTTGGTCAAGGGGTATTATTCCGCGGGGTACCGCCATCCCCTTGAGGTTTATCCGGTTGTTTTCAATGTCCGCGGTCTAAAGCCCGGCGTCTATCATTACAACGTCGACAAACATGCTCTTGAGTTTTTGCGGCCGGGACGGTTTTACAATCAAGTTTGGGAATCCGCCTGCCGTCAGAATTGGATGAAAAATTGTGCCGCTGTGCTCATGGTGACCTCTGTTTTTGAGCGCACAAGCTGGAAATACAGGCACGACTTCGGTTTAAGGGCGATTTTTGGGGAATTCGGCCATCTTTCGCAGGCCTTTTATCAAGCGGCTGCTGGCTTGGGCCTTGGCGCCTGCACCACGTACTCCGTGCGCCACGCTTTGGCTGAGCGTTTGTTGGACGTGGACGGCGTTAATGAAGCATTTATCAGCTTGGTGGTCATTGGACGAAAGAGCCAGGGATTGCGTCAAACCGACCGATAG
- a CDS encoding MFS transporter: MNNVLSPLRAVYLVRLLQAAAYAAGNPFLLLHLTVGLGYSEAVAGSVIALRLLVPIVGGLLGGAVVGATGIKPMFFYSLAALAAGTLAFINDLGNPITLYVGAIISGLGVSVLNVTFRSCVANLSEEKTYAKNFASVHSIENIGYALGPVISLPFVSQQNYAGALLAMVAVYSIGCAIVWRFIPSDSTIKQAAAVAGPGAGTSRLGAFGVAFLAFVFTFSAIFKWTEIGIAKHFADHFRFVQGTSYYYTGQSVLIVLLTPLVGRWITHSSRSVMLGFYFAGSLIFVASFAALGFYGPAQGMAALAMLTLVSTMGEALVVPSQSALVAQLLGRERAGFAFGLFGSTVAAGSALGSAGGGVALGWAAQAGNLPAYWTLFGGTGLVVLCLIYVVAFLTSSRKPILSITPPARTNAAA, encoded by the coding sequence ATGAATAACGTACTGAGTCCCCTGCGGGCCGTTTACTTGGTCCGCCTGCTTCAGGCCGCGGCTTATGCCGCCGGCAATCCCTTTTTGTTGCTGCATTTGACGGTTGGCCTGGGTTATTCCGAGGCGGTTGCGGGCAGCGTGATCGCCTTGCGGCTCCTGGTGCCTATTGTTGGAGGTCTCTTGGGCGGCGCCGTTGTCGGAGCGACGGGGATAAAACCCATGTTCTTTTATTCCCTGGCCGCTTTGGCGGCGGGGACACTGGCGTTCATCAATGACTTGGGAAATCCGATAACGCTTTATGTGGGAGCTATCATTTCCGGCCTGGGCGTGAGCGTTTTAAACGTTACTTTCCGCTCCTGCGTCGCCAATTTATCCGAAGAAAAAACGTACGCCAAAAATTTTGCGAGCGTGCACTCAATTGAAAATATCGGCTATGCCCTGGGTCCGGTCATCTCACTTCCATTCGTATCCCAACAAAATTACGCCGGCGCGCTTTTGGCTATGGTCGCGGTCTACTCAATCGGGTGCGCGATCGTGTGGCGCTTCATACCATCCGATTCGACGATTAAGCAGGCCGCTGCAGTCGCGGGACCCGGCGCTGGGACTTCCCGGCTTGGCGCATTCGGCGTCGCCTTCTTGGCTTTCGTTTTCACCTTCAGTGCGATTTTTAAATGGACGGAAATCGGAATCGCGAAACATTTCGCCGATCACTTTCGTTTTGTTCAGGGAACGTCCTATTACTACACCGGTCAAAGTGTTCTGATCGTGTTGCTCACTCCGTTGGTCGGCCGTTGGATTACCCACAGCTCCCGCAGTGTTATGCTTGGCTTTTATTTTGCCGGCAGCCTTATTTTTGTCGCTTCCTTTGCTGCTCTAGGCTTCTATGGGCCCGCGCAAGGCATGGCCGCTCTAGCCATGCTGACTTTGGTATCCACCATGGGTGAGGCATTAGTCGTGCCTTCGCAATCCGCGCTCGTCGCGCAGTTATTAGGCCGTGAGCGCGCTGGGTTCGCCTTCGGCCTATTTGGCTCCACTGTGGCCGCCGGCAGCGCCTTGGGCAGCGCAGGAGGCGGGGTGGCCCTGGGTTGGGCGGCACAGGCGGGCAATCTTCCTGCTTACTGGACCCTATTCGGCGGCACTGGACTCGTGGTTCTATGTCTGATTTATGTCGTCGCGTTTTTAACGAGTAGCCGCAAACCAATTCTATCGATCACACCGCCGGCGCGAACCAACGCTGCCGCCTGA